A segment of the Mycobacterium intracellulare ATCC 13950 genome:
GCAAATGGGCGCGGGCGACGGCATGCGCGCCGCCATGCAGGGCGCCCAGACCGGTACGCAGGGCGCGGGGCAGGCGACCTCGGGCGCCCAGGACTTCATGGGTCAGGCCGGCACGTTCATGCAGCCCGTGCAGCAGATGATGGGGGCGGCCCCGCAGATGATGCAGGCTCCCATGCAGGCGATGCAGGCCCCGATGCAGATGATGCAGCCGCTGATGGGCATGTTCGCCAATCCCGGCGCCATGGGCATGGGCGGGGCGACGCCCGCGGTTTCCGCGGTCTCGGCCACCGGGCTTTCGGCGGCGGAGGCCGGCGGGGGCGCGTCCCTGGGCAGTGCGGGCGTCCCCGCGAGCACTTTCACCCGTCCGGTCAGCGCATTCGAGCCCGCCACCAGTGGCCGGCCGGTGGGGTTGCGCCCGGCCGGTGCGTTGGGCGCCGAGGCCATGCGACCGCAGACCACGACGACGGGCGGCGCCCCGATGGGCGGCATGCCCGTGGGGCATGCGGCGGGAGGCGACCGCGGATCCCGTGACAAAGCCGAACAGCCGGCGACCGTGCGGGTTGTCGACGCCAGAGTCTGAAGCACACCCCCTGGTGAAAGGTGAATCGACAGGTCCGAATAGCCGCCATACACTTCGCTTCATGCCCTTACGGGGGGCGGCCAACCGCAGAAGGAGAATTCCGTGACAATCAAGGTGACCCCGCAAATGCTTCGCGATACTTCAAACGCGATTCAGGCAAACATGGAACATGCGATCGGGATCGGTCAGGGATACGTCGCAAATCAGGAAAATGTGATGAACCCGGCCACCTGGTCCGGTGACGCGGTCGCCGCGTCGCACGCGACGGCCATCGAGGTTCAAAACGACTTGAACAAAGTGTTGACCGGCGGCACCCGCCTGGCCGAGGGCCTCACGAAGGCGGCGGCACTGATGGAAGGCCACGAGGCGGATTCCTCGC
Coding sequences within it:
- a CDS encoding WXG100 family type VII secretion target; this translates as MLRDTSNAIQANMEHAIGIGQGYVANQENVMNPATWSGDAVAASHATAIEVQNDLNKVLTGGTRLAEGLTKAAALMEGHEADSSHAFTALFGGHGS